TCTTTGTGGGAGCTTTGATGATGATTAGAACCGACCTTGAGATGATTGAAGTGGTGGAACCGAGCTTTGAGAGAGGATGCGATTGAGGGAGGGaaatttgggttttgaaataatgggtttcaaaacccaaactgtcgtgtttatatgttttaaacacgatcggtaaatgattacccgTTATAGAGTcgggtaatcatttaccgtTTTTAACTGGTTTTCTGGTAATTTCGCCCCCCAAGGTGGGGCGGGGGGCCTAATgggtggggtgttaaacccaaatccCTTAATTGGCCAGTTGTAACCATGGTTAGATGCTTATACCATGGACATTCAGTTGTGTAAGCATGCGTTTACCACCCTAATCTAAGCCATTGAGACGAGAAGGACCAATGATAAATTAAGTATAAATTATGTTTAGAATGAGAAACAAAAGTGtgtagaaatatatatatatatatatattatttgttgGTAGTACCTACTAACTAGTAAGTATGTTGCTTTTTTGGTATAAACTTCCGGTCACTTTTTGGATGCCGTTAGATTCGGGATTTAATAAGTATGTTGTGTGGGGATCGAACTTGAGACCTCTTCCCACACACTCAATCTGCGTTGCCAACTAAGCTACCCCCTCTTGGATAATATATCGTCTATCTCATTTCAACCCActcatttgttttatttttttcctctaaCTATTTCCATATTTCTAAGTGAAAATTGAAATtgggtgaattttttttttccagttatattatttttggtttcttttttttttttaacgacCACCTCAAAACGACGACGTGGAGTGTGTCTCTTCTCTCCAAACTCCATGGTCTATCTGTGTTTACAAAAACTAAGGATAAAAATTCAGTGGAAGCTTCTGCCACTACCTGCTTCCGGAGATGGGTTTACACGGTTGCCTCAACATCACAACCTTACAAAGTTTCAAGCTCGGTGCATTTCGCACTTACCCATCTTCACACCAAAGAACCAAAGCTCCATTCCTTTATTCGCAGAAACCATCATTGCCACGACCCATCAAAGCTCTCTCCACCTCCGCCGCCGCCGTTGAAACATCCCCGTCAACAACTGAGACTTCCGACGAAAAGGGtcattctctttttctcttttcgGTTTGGTTCTGGTTTCACTGCAACGAAACTGATTGGAATGGAAACTGTTGTTGGTGATGCAGGTGGGAAGCCTCAATGGAAAGCAACAATAGACTTCAAGTGGATAAAGGATAACAAGGAAGCTGTTGCTGCCAATATAAGGAACCGCAACTCTCATGCTAATTTGGACCTTGTGCTCCACCTGTATGACAGCATGTTTCACCTTCAGAAGGTTATGTTTCTTCTCTTCAATCGTCCCCTCTCTTTTTCATTGTCAATTCTAAATTATGAAAACACagcaatgaaaaaaaaaaattggaaattgTTGTGGTAGCATGTCTTAGAATTCCGGTTAGGCCTAACTCAAGCTAGCTTAGAGGTGAGGTTTGCTCTACCATTTGTTAGGACTTATTTGGCTATATCTCTAGTCAgcgtgagacttctcaacatgATGGATTCAGTATATTCCATGatgaatatttataaattagttgAATAAATCAATTTCTCTCTTTTAAAATAAGGTATTCAATTTAGAAGGAAAACTAAGGAATTACAACCATTGTGATTACATTATATACATCCACATGtatgaataaaattataaagTTGCTTAAGTCTTAGGTTATGTGTGGATATTTAGTGGCTAAAGTGCAAGATGAAAATTGATTCATGTTGCACTCATTTgctatccaaacacacacttaactGTTAATTTTTTAAGATATGACCATAATTATTCTCTTCTGCCTCTAAAATGAATGTCTCACTTTAGTTGAGACAAATCCTAAATATAATCAACTGCCAATGAAATGCTTGTCAGTATTGGGTACCATACCCTCAGTAGTAAGGTGGGTATTGGAGTAATGCCCAAGACTCTTTGTTATTAATGGCTTAGCTAATCTGTTTCTTACAGATAGCAGGAAGTTGAGAGGGTTCGTGGAGAGAGAAATGCAGTAGCTAataaaatgaaaggaaaaatagaaccaTCTGAGCGCCAGAGATTAATTGAAGAAGGTGCTCTTGGCACAGACCTTCACTCATCATGCTtcgctttggttttctttgattAAATTTCTTAAAACTGTCACATTTTGTCTGCAGGGAAGAAATTGAAAGAGGGGCTTATTGCTTTGGAAGAAGACCTGGTGAAGCTTAAAGATGAGCTTCAACAGGAAGCGCAGTCTATACCAAATATTACTCATCCTGATGTTCCGATAGGAGGGGAGGATTGTTCCACTATAATAAAGATGGTATATCAATTATCACAACtctcttcattttttcttctaGAGTAAAAAGGTTGGTTGTTGGTCTTGTTCAGGCATCAATTTCTTTTGCTTAAATATTAATGTATCATGTGACTTTTTAGGTTGGCAGCGCTCCCAAATTTAGCTTTCCTGTCAAAGATCATCTCCAACTGGGAAAGGATCTTGATCTCTTTGATTTTGATGCTGCTGCAGAGGTATGCTATGATTAATTTAAGGCATTAAAGAATCATGTATTTGAAGCTTGGCTATTATTAGTGTCATTTTGAGGTGTAGGTTAATAGTATATGGTGTTAAAGGTTAATAGTCATTTTTATCCTGACTCGGTGTTGGAATTTATTTACTTAGCACTCTTATTATTTTCTTGGAAGTGAAGCGGGCCTTGGAGGTGTCATCTCCTCTTACATGAAAGTAACCAAGGATGATTTGTATATGTCATTAGATTGAAGAATTCTTGAACTTTGCAATTATGAAATGCTTCATGTCTGTCGCTGTTCTTGTGTCCGATATTGTTGGAAGACCTCATTCTAAGTGCTAACTTGGTAGTAGcttgttccttttttttttaaatcatgttGTCATGTTGACGTTTGGATCTTAAAAGGAGCAAGGATATAATTGGCATGTGACTGTACTTTCTCAGATGAATCTAACATGCTGCTTCACAGGTTAGTGGGTCAAAGTTCTACTACCTGAAAAATGAAGCGGTTTTGTTAGAGATGGCTCTTTTAAATTGGACACTCTCAGAAGTGATGAAAAGAGGCTTTACTCCTATAACAACTCCTGAAATTGTACGGTCCTCTGTTGTTGAAAAATGTGGGTTCCAACCTCGTGCGGATAATACCCAGGTTTGTGAGTGAATATTTATTTGGCATTTAATTCTTTATCACTATGTGCTATTAAACTATTCTTCGGCTTCATGGTCATGGACATAGGATAGTAAGATACATAGCTGATGACAAACATGTGGCAACCATTTTAGCTGAGACAGTTTACTTGCTGTCAGAAGAACATTTATCTTCTAGAGTTCTAGTCCTTCCATGAGTTCCAtcttcttttatatttttcaagCCATGAAACTTATATATCGGTTAGTCTTGTACTAAGGCCCAACCTTGTTTCATGATGCAAAGTATTGCAACATCATCAAGTTTTCCCTATAAGTCCTTCAGTTTCATGTTTTTTAGTTTGATGATTGAAGTTCATAGCTTCTGTTGATGTTTCATTATTTCATACCAACATCAAACAGATTTATTCCATCGAAGACAGTGACCAATGCCTTATTGGCACTGCAGAGATTCCTGTTGGGGGCCTTCATATGGATTCTATTCTTGCTGACTCATTGTTACCCTTAAAATATGTGGCATTTTCTCATTGTTTCCGTACCGAGGCAGGTGCTGCTGGCGCTGCAACAAGGTAATTAATTAACTGTAGAGCTTATTTTTTCCTTTCATGTCCCTAGCTATTGATTTGACCAGAGATTAAATCGTTAGTAATATCCAAACTTGTAATATAGGGGGGAGTTTAAACCCTTAAAATACTGCTTTGTTGCATATGTTGGCTAAATTTATTTAACCAGTTGAAGTTCCTATTTTCAAGTCCCATCCTACATGCCAATTTTAATGTTCATAACTATTTAGTTCTTCCAAATTTTTTGATATTGATCAATACTGAACAGGGGTCTTTATCGAGTTCACCAGTTCAGCAAGGTTGAAATGTTTGTTTTTTGCCGTCCGGAAGAGAGTGAATATTATCATCAAGAGCTCATTAAAATTGAAGAAGACATCTTCTCATCCCTTGGGTTACATTTTAAGTGAGACTTATTACTTTGTACATAGTACATCCTTCCTTCATAATTTAACATGATCTCATTACTGAGTTTATTATAACTGTGGGTTTTTCTGCAGAATTTTGGATATGGCTTCTGAAGATTTAGGTGCACCCGCTTATCGTAAATCCGATGTGGAGGCATGGATGCCAGGTTTAGAACGGTTTGGTGAGGTACTGCAACAactctttccctttctttctcttgagACACATCTGCAAGCTTTGTTTGCTATGCCCCTTGGGCTGAGATTACTGCTTTCTCAATGTGATTATTAAATCATCTAAATGAATCACTGTGGCTGCATGCACTAGGGGAACTTCATTTGGTTTTTGTAACTTGTTAATTGTGATTACTGAAGCTTAACCATCCTTGAAAATCCAACTTACTGCACTGTTATTCCCTTGCAAAAGTCATGTGGCTTTCAATGTATAGCATGTTTAAAGCAGTTTAATTTCTCCTAGAGAAGCTACTCATAgaacttaattaaaaaattacggCGAAGCCAAAATTATGGTGGACAGAAGGAAAAGCTAAatgaagttgcttctgtccaCGACCCTTCACTGTGATTTTCTATTGTGTATTTAAACACGCACGAAGGATTTCTAAACATGCTTTGCTGAGCCCTTATTTCCTTGTATGGTTGTTATTATGACAGATCTCAAGCGCATCAAATTGCACAGACTATCAGAGCCGTCGGTTGGGAATCCGGTATCGTCCATCAGAAGCACTTGCACCTGGTCCAAAAAAATCTAAAGGCAACCTTGCTCCACCACAGTTTGTCCACACATTAAATGCAACAGCATGTGCAGTACCGCGGATGATTATATGCTTACTTGAGAATTACCAACAAGAAGATGGGTCTGTTCTTATCCCTGAGCCCTTGAGGCCTTTCATGGGGGGCCTTAACATTATAGCTAGAAaatcataatataatatatcatCATAACATTTGTTTGCATTTGATGGATGCTGTTGCGGCCTTAGATTGTGGTAATAGATGAGTTGAAGCAATTTCATTTGAATTAAAGTGGCAAAGATTAAGTAGTTATTTCTTCAAATAATAGGCTTTTCTTTTCATTGTGTAATAGCCACACGTATATAGAAAATACTCAAAATAGTGCATTTTTACCTTTTTATAAGTACTAATTTTAAGTTATAAAACTAAgggtgtttttttatttttgacacAGTTTGAGTGTGCTTCTAGTCAATCCACGTCTCTTTTGTCATtagagtgattttttttttgccaaaCAAGAATTATTTATTGTTATCCTGTTTTGACTTGAACATGTATAGCTTCTGAGCTCAGAAATGAACTAAAACTAGTGAGTAGTTACACAATAGGAATGAAGAAATTACTTGCATCCATTGGAATCCCTTTGTAAAAAGGGGAATCATTAATAGCTAACGAATTTGGGTTGAGTTCTCAAACACAAGTACTCAACAAAAGGAAGCCTTAAAGTATGGTGGAAATTTTGCTTAAACCGGTCATGACCAAGAAACTACTGGTTTTGTTTGGTGAGTATGGAATATCCAACTTATCAATTTATCTGACAATCTTCTAGAGGCCCATGTAGGATTTAATAACTGGGCTGGAGCAATGAACATATTTGAAGCGGCTCATTTTATCATTGAGAAACCCATGTATGAACAATCCattgaccaaaaacaaaagGTCTATCTTTTTAAGAAATAACCATTGTTTCTGGAAAAAACAAGGAAGTGAAGAGCTGTGTATGTCATAGGATAGGATTCATCAAAAAGTGAGTTCTGATAATGTAATTtacaaacagaaaaaaaaaaacaataacatGTGTGAATGCTCCTGGCCCAATCCAAAAGATCTATTTTATGTTGTCTAAGATCTATATAAATGTGTAACGTTCACTCAGTGATGATTGAATCCCGCTCACTTACTATGTACATAAATAATCCAGCGTTTCTTCTAATAAATCCTAAAATTAGTCCTTCAAAGCTGTGTCACCACATTAATCCTTATAAAAAATCTGATCACCAAATTAATCCCTGAAAAATTCTAATGTTACCATGAAACTCATTTTTCACAATCATAATATAGTGATATTTTAGATATTTGAAGGAATAACCTGGTGATAAAATGGCTCAAGTGTCATATGTGAAATTTTCCAGGGACTAAATTGGTGACCAAAAGTTATAGAAGACTAATGTGACAAGTGTAACTTTTGGTGGACTAACTTAGCTCACTCTCTTTCTCCTTTTCTATtgcatttcatttttcttccttgtcgATATATACAGTTTGCCACCATGCCTTTTAAAACATTGGCAAAAGGATGATGCATGTGTTTATGTAACATGAGAAGCGTTTATAGGTGGTGTTTCTGTCCGACATAAACAATCAGGTAAAGGATTTGCATAAAATGTTTCTTCTGACCGAAACCTCTCCAAACCCCTTGTTCCTGAAATGGGCCCTTTTCTCTTCCTCAACAACCCAAGCCTGCCAacacaacaaaaaaataaaaaaaaacatcaaataaatAAAGGTTTTTCTGTTTGGTCAAATTGAGAATGAT
This is a stretch of genomic DNA from Lotus japonicus ecotype B-129 chromosome 1, LjGifu_v1.2. It encodes these proteins:
- the LOC130718078 gene encoding serine--tRNA ligase, chloroplastic/mitochondrial isoform X1, whose translation is MGLHGCLNITTLQSFKLGAFRTYPSSHQRTKAPFLYSQKPSLPRPIKALSTSAAAVETSPSTTETSDEKGGKPQWKATIDFKWIKDNKEAVAANIRNRNSHANLDLVLHLYDSMFHLQKEVERVRGERNAVANKMKGKIEPSERQRLIEEGKKLKEGLIALEEDLVKLKDELQQEAQSIPNITHPDVPIGGEDCSTIIKMVGSAPKFSFPVKDHLQLGKDLDLFDFDAAAEVSGSKFYYLKNEAVLLEMALLNWTLSEVMKRGFTPITTPEIVRSSVVEKCGFQPRADNTQIYSIEDSDQCLIGTAEIPVGGLHMDSILADSLLPLKYVAFSHCFRTEAGAAGAATRGLYRVHQFSKVEMFVFCRPEESEYYHQELIKIEEDIFSSLGLHFKILDMASEDLGAPAYRKSDVEAWMPGLERFGEISSASNCTDYQSRRLGIRYRPSEALAPGPKKSKGNLAPPQFVHTLNATACAVPRMIICLLENYQQEDGSVLIPEPLRPFMGGLNIIARKS
- the LOC130718078 gene encoding serine--tRNA ligase, chloroplastic/mitochondrial isoform X2; translated protein: MKGKIEPSERQRLIEEGKKLKEGLIALEEDLVKLKDELQQEAQSIPNITHPDVPIGGEDCSTIIKMVGSAPKFSFPVKDHLQLGKDLDLFDFDAAAEVSGSKFYYLKNEAVLLEMALLNWTLSEVMKRGFTPITTPEIVRSSVVEKCGFQPRADNTQIYSIEDSDQCLIGTAEIPVGGLHMDSILADSLLPLKYVAFSHCFRTEAGAAGAATRGLYRVHQFSKVEMFVFCRPEESEYYHQELIKIEEDIFSSLGLHFKILDMASEDLGAPAYRKSDVEAWMPGLERFGEISSASNCTDYQSRRLGIRYRPSEALAPGPKKSKGNLAPPQFVHTLNATACAVPRMIICLLENYQQEDGSVLIPEPLRPFMGGLNIIARKS